A window of Exiguobacterium sp. Helios genomic DNA:
TGGCACCGATTTGGAACGATGCGTCGGAAGCCCTTCGCTCACTTGAACCGTCACAACAAAATACGGTCCAAAACAGTATCCAGTCCCTCGGCAGTTCCCTTGCCAGTGCGATCGGTGAAGGCTCCAAAAGTGTCGCCGGGATGTTGCAGACGATTTTAGCGACATTACCCTCCATCGCGTTGATTTTAGTCATCGTCTTGCTCGCCTGGTTCTTCATCTCAAAAGACTGGCACAAGTACGAAATCAGATTGAAGCAATACGAAATGTTACCATGGTTCGCCCGTGCCGAATCGGTCGTCACGAGTCTCCGGTCCGCTTTGTTCGGTTATATCAAAGCGCAACTGACATTGATTACGATTACATTTTTCATCGTCCTGATCGGACTGTTGATCATCGGAGTCGAGCATCCGTTTGCGATCGCCTTTATCGCGGCATTTTTTGACATCTTACCCTATCTTGGAACCGGCTCCGTCTTTTTGCCTTGGATTGCCTATTCCATCATTACGGGAGATACGGGTCTTGCCATCGGTCTTGCGATTCTTTACGGAATCGTCATCTTACAACGCAATATCATGGAACCTAAAATCGTCGGCGATAACATCGGTATTCAACCGATCACCGCCTTAATCGCCTTATTTGTCGGTATTCAGGTGTTCGGCGTCTTCGGATTGATTTTAGGTCCCTTGATTGCGGTCATCATCAAAGCGTTACACAACGCGAGGATTTTTCATTATCTTTGGGACTTTATCAAAGGATCACCTACAC
This region includes:
- the ytvI gene encoding sporulation integral membrane protein YtvI; the encoded protein is MSTERLWQLARFIGVILAIFFTGWLIVRLSSFMYPFVFAFLLALFSRPLVDFFQKRLRINRGWGALLSIILMSGLLIGSLVLIIMQLIRGLVFVANQLPAQIQELSLYFQKLYNEKLAPIWNDASEALRSLEPSQQNTVQNSIQSLGSSLASAIGEGSKSVAGMLQTILATLPSIALILVIVLLAWFFISKDWHKYEIRLKQYEMLPWFARAESVVTSLRSALFGYIKAQLTLITITFFIVLIGLLIIGVEHPFAIAFIAAFFDILPYLGTGSVFLPWIAYSIITGDTGLAIGLAILYGIVILQRNIMEPKIVGDNIGIQPITALIALFVGIQVFGVFGLILGPLIAVIIKALHNARIFHYLWDFIKGSPTPFR